A single window of Methylacidimicrobium sp. AP8 DNA harbors:
- a CDS encoding cytochrome c oxidase subunit II has protein sequence MFALLLELTGISRCMSEHGRQIDEFMEIILWFSLILFVIWFSFFVYSLARFGAAKNPHASYEGLKASWPKHLEWTIIFAEMVLLFGFSVPLWGNRVLNPPGPGEAVTLEAVAQQFGWIFHYPGPDGRLGRRDMRLADAMNPIGLDKSDPAAKDDIITMNEMHVPVGKPVLIYLGSRDVVHNYYVIQMRIQRDAIPGLTIPMWFTPTHTGRFEIACGQLCGVGHFAMKGFLVVDTADDYEAWLKQMGQLSRTKPPVGDTAVARR, from the coding sequence GTGTTCGCACTTCTTCTTGAGCTGACGGGCATTTCCCGCTGCATGTCCGAGCATGGCAGGCAGATCGACGAATTCATGGAGATCATTCTCTGGTTTTCGCTGATCCTCTTCGTCATCTGGTTCAGCTTCTTTGTCTACTCGCTGGCGCGCTTTGGGGCGGCGAAAAACCCCCATGCGAGCTACGAGGGGCTCAAGGCCTCATGGCCCAAGCACCTTGAGTGGACCATCATCTTTGCGGAAATGGTGCTGCTCTTCGGGTTTTCCGTTCCTTTGTGGGGAAATCGGGTGCTCAACCCGCCGGGGCCGGGAGAAGCGGTTACTCTGGAGGCGGTGGCCCAGCAGTTCGGTTGGATCTTTCACTATCCGGGGCCTGACGGAAGGCTAGGGCGGCGGGACATGCGGCTGGCGGACGCGATGAATCCCATCGGCCTTGACAAGAGCGATCCGGCTGCCAAGGACGACATCATCACCATGAACGAGATGCATGTCCCTGTGGGCAAGCCGGTGCTCATCTATCTCGGCTCCCGCGACGTGGTGCACAACTACTATGTGATCCAGATGCGGATCCAACGGGACGCGATCCCGGGCCTGACGATCCCGATGTGGTTCACCCCGACGCATACCGGGCGCTTTGAGATCGCATGCGGCCAGCTTTGCGGCGTTGGACATTTCGCCATGAAGGGTTTCCTCGTTGTTGACACGGCCGACGACTACGAGGCTTGGCTCAAGCAGATGGGGCAGCTTTCCCGGACCAAGCCTCCCGTCGGCGACACGGCCGTGGCGCGACGTTAG